From a single Dromaius novaehollandiae isolate bDroNov1 chromosome 13, bDroNov1.hap1, whole genome shotgun sequence genomic region:
- the CBFA2T3 gene encoding protein CBFA2T3 isoform X7, which translates to MPDSPADVKTQARSTPPSMPPPPAVTQGATRHPSFTPSTNRDAGPPTFLPRGRFHGCLKWSMVCLLMNGSSHSPTAINGAPSTPNGFSNGPATSSSASLSNHQLPPACGARQLSKLKRFLTTLQQFGNDISPEIGERVRTLVLGLVNSTLTIEEFHAKLQEATNFPLRPFVIPFLKANLPLLQRELLHCARLAKQTPAQYLAQHEQLLLDANASSPIDSSELLLEVAESGKRRTPDRTKENGLDREPLHPEHLSKRPCTLSPAQRYSPSNGLSHPPNGLPPPAAPPPQHYRLEDMALAHHYRDAYRHADPRELRERHRQAAVHGARQEEVIDHRLTDREWAEEWKHLNNLLNCIMDMVEKTRRSLTVLRRCQEADREELNHWMRRYSDAEDMKKGSPPAARPHNSSSGSEPPQLDAHRDFAPRPLAGYMPEEIWRKAEEAVNEVKRQAMSELQKAVSDAERKAHELISTERAKMERALAEAKRQASEDALTVVNQQEDSSESCWNCGRKASETCSGCNAARYCGSFCQHKDWEKHHHVCGQTLQGLPAPAAAAAPGAGLPLGSAQPDAASLAPAVLAGSPGEAGSAAASRSGTPATPAPLESASR; encoded by the exons ATGCCGGACTCCCCGGCCGACGTGAAGACGCAGGCCAGGTCGACGCCGCCCAGCATGCCACCGCCGCCGGCCGTCACGCAGGGTGCCACGCGCCACCCCTCCTTCACGCCGAGCACCA ATCGAGACGCCGGACCGCCGACGTTTCTGCCTCGCGGCCGTTTTCATGGTTGCTTGAAATGGTCGATGGTCTGTCTTT TGATGAACGGCAGCAGCCACTCGCCGACGGCCATCAATGGGGCTCCGTCCACCCCCAACGGCTTCAGCAACGGGCCGGCCACCTCCTCCAGCGCCTCCCTCTCCAACCACCAGCTGCCGCCGGCCTGCGGCGCCCGCCAGCTCAGCAAGCTCAAGCGCTTCCTCACCACGCTGCAGCAGTTCGGCAACGACATCTCGCCCGAGATCGGGGAGCGGGTGCGCACGCTGGTGCTGGGGCTCGTG AACTCCACGCTCACCATCGAGGAGTTTCACGCCAAGCTGCAGGAGGCCACCAACTTCCCGCTGCGGCCCTTCGTCATCCCCTTCCTCAAG GCCAACCTGCCGCTGCTGCAGCGCGAGCTGCTGCACTGCGCCCGCTTGGCCAAGCAGACGCCGGCGCAGTACCTGGCGCAGCACGAGCAGCTGCTGCTCGACGCCAACGCCTCCTCGCCCATCGACTCCTCCGAGCTGCTCCTGGAGGTCGCCGAGAGCGGCAAGAGGAGGACGCCAGACAG GACCAAAGAGAACGGCTTGGACCGAGAGCCTCTGCACCCCGAGCACCTCAGCAAGCGGCCGTGCACCCTGAGCCCCGCGCAGCGCTACAGCCCCAGCAACGGGCTGAGCCACCCGCCCAACGggctgccgccccccgccgcccccccgccccagcactACCGCCTGGAGGACATGGCCCTGGCGCACCACTACCGCGACGCCTACCGCCACGCCGACCCCCGCGAGCTCCGCGAGCGCCACCGGCAAGCGG CGGTGCACGGAGCGCGCCAGGAGGAGGTGATCGATCACCGGCTCACCGACCGGGAGTGGGCGGAGGAGTGGAAGCACCTCAACAAC CTGCTCAACTGCATCATGGACATGGTGGAGAAGACGCGCCGGTCCCTCACGGTGCTGCGGCGTTGCCAGGAGGCCGACCGCGAGGAGCTCAACCACTGGATGCGGCGCTACAGCGATGCCGAGGACATGAAGAAgggcagcccccccgccgcccgcccccacaACAGCTCCTCCGGCTCCGAGCCGCCGCAGCTAG ATGCTCACCGGGATTtcgccccgcggcccctcgccggTTACATGCCCGAGGAGATCTGGAGGAAGGCTG AAGAAGCCGTGAACGAGGTGAAGCGGCAGGCCATGTCGGAGCTGCAGAAGGCCGTGTCGGACGCGGAGCGCAAAGCCCACGAGCTCATCAGCACCGAGCGCGCCAAGATGGAGCGCGCCCTGGCCGAGGCCAAGCGCCAGGCGTCGGAGGACGCGCTGACCGTCGTCAATCAGCAGGAGGACTCCAGCGAG agctgctggaactgcgGGCGCAAAGCCAGCGAGACCTGCAGCGGCTGCAACGCCGCGCGCTACTGCGGCTCCTTCTGCCAGCACAAGGATTGGGAGAAGCACCACCACGTCTGCGGGCAGACTCTGCAagggctcccggcccccgccgccgccgccgccccgggcgccgggcTGCCGCTGGGCTCGGCGCAGCCCGACGCCGCCTCGCTGGCCCCCGCGGTGctggccggcagccccggcgaggcgggctcggcggcggcgtCGCGCTCGGGCACGCCGGCCACCCCGGCCCCGCTGGAGAGCGCGTCCCGCTGA
- the CBFA2T3 gene encoding protein CBFA2T3 isoform X8, protein MVDGLSFGRLILPGQSASGSPRSRQRQAGPAARGRRGTAQVMNGSSHSPTAINGAPSTPNGFSNGPATSSSASLSNHQLPPACGARQLSKLKRFLTTLQQFGNDISPEIGERVRTLVLGLVNSTLTIEEFHAKLQEATNFPLRPFVIPFLKANLPLLQRELLHCARLAKQTPAQYLAQHEQLLLDANASSPIDSSELLLEVAESGKRRTPDRTKENGLDREPLHPEHLSKRPCTLSPAQRYSPSNGLSHPPNGLPPPAAPPPQHYRLEDMALAHHYRDAYRHADPRELRERHRQAAVHGARQEEVIDHRLTDREWAEEWKHLNNLLNCIMDMVEKTRRSLTVLRRCQEADREELNHWMRRYSDAEDMKKGSPPAARPHNSSSGSEPPQLDAHRDFAPRPLAGYMPEEIWRKAEEAVNEVKRQAMSELQKAVSDAERKAHELISTERAKMERALAEAKRQASEDALTVVNQQEDSSESCWNCGRKASETCSGCNAARYCGSFCQHKDWEKHHHVCGQTLQGLPAPAAAAAPGAGLPLGSAQPDAASLAPAVLAGSPGEAGSAAASRSGTPATPAPLESASR, encoded by the exons ATGGTCGATGGTCTGTCTTT CGGGCGGCTGATACTGCCCGGGCAGAGCGCGAGCGGGAGCCCCAGGAGCCGGCAAAGGCAGGCAGGgccggcggcgcgcgggcggcgcggcacCGCGCAAG TGATGAACGGCAGCAGCCACTCGCCGACGGCCATCAATGGGGCTCCGTCCACCCCCAACGGCTTCAGCAACGGGCCGGCCACCTCCTCCAGCGCCTCCCTCTCCAACCACCAGCTGCCGCCGGCCTGCGGCGCCCGCCAGCTCAGCAAGCTCAAGCGCTTCCTCACCACGCTGCAGCAGTTCGGCAACGACATCTCGCCCGAGATCGGGGAGCGGGTGCGCACGCTGGTGCTGGGGCTCGTG AACTCCACGCTCACCATCGAGGAGTTTCACGCCAAGCTGCAGGAGGCCACCAACTTCCCGCTGCGGCCCTTCGTCATCCCCTTCCTCAAG GCCAACCTGCCGCTGCTGCAGCGCGAGCTGCTGCACTGCGCCCGCTTGGCCAAGCAGACGCCGGCGCAGTACCTGGCGCAGCACGAGCAGCTGCTGCTCGACGCCAACGCCTCCTCGCCCATCGACTCCTCCGAGCTGCTCCTGGAGGTCGCCGAGAGCGGCAAGAGGAGGACGCCAGACAG GACCAAAGAGAACGGCTTGGACCGAGAGCCTCTGCACCCCGAGCACCTCAGCAAGCGGCCGTGCACCCTGAGCCCCGCGCAGCGCTACAGCCCCAGCAACGGGCTGAGCCACCCGCCCAACGggctgccgccccccgccgcccccccgccccagcactACCGCCTGGAGGACATGGCCCTGGCGCACCACTACCGCGACGCCTACCGCCACGCCGACCCCCGCGAGCTCCGCGAGCGCCACCGGCAAGCGG CGGTGCACGGAGCGCGCCAGGAGGAGGTGATCGATCACCGGCTCACCGACCGGGAGTGGGCGGAGGAGTGGAAGCACCTCAACAAC CTGCTCAACTGCATCATGGACATGGTGGAGAAGACGCGCCGGTCCCTCACGGTGCTGCGGCGTTGCCAGGAGGCCGACCGCGAGGAGCTCAACCACTGGATGCGGCGCTACAGCGATGCCGAGGACATGAAGAAgggcagcccccccgccgcccgcccccacaACAGCTCCTCCGGCTCCGAGCCGCCGCAGCTAG ATGCTCACCGGGATTtcgccccgcggcccctcgccggTTACATGCCCGAGGAGATCTGGAGGAAGGCTG AAGAAGCCGTGAACGAGGTGAAGCGGCAGGCCATGTCGGAGCTGCAGAAGGCCGTGTCGGACGCGGAGCGCAAAGCCCACGAGCTCATCAGCACCGAGCGCGCCAAGATGGAGCGCGCCCTGGCCGAGGCCAAGCGCCAGGCGTCGGAGGACGCGCTGACCGTCGTCAATCAGCAGGAGGACTCCAGCGAG agctgctggaactgcgGGCGCAAAGCCAGCGAGACCTGCAGCGGCTGCAACGCCGCGCGCTACTGCGGCTCCTTCTGCCAGCACAAGGATTGGGAGAAGCACCACCACGTCTGCGGGCAGACTCTGCAagggctcccggcccccgccgccgccgccgccccgggcgccgggcTGCCGCTGGGCTCGGCGCAGCCCGACGCCGCCTCGCTGGCCCCCGCGGTGctggccggcagccccggcgaggcgggctcggcggcggcgtCGCGCTCGGGCACGCCGGCCACCCCGGCCCCGCTGGAGAGCGCGTCCCGCTGA
- the CBFA2T3 gene encoding protein CBFA2T3 isoform X2, translating into MPGGPAELDGRPSSPAHGARAAGRTGRDNAETRAATMPDSPADVKTQARSTPPSMPPPPAVTQGATRHPSFTPSTNRDAGPPTFLPRGRFHGCLKWSMVCLLMNGSSHSPTAINGAPSTPNGFSNGPATSSSASLSNHQLPPACGARQLSKLKRFLTTLQQFGNDISPEIGERVRTLVLGLVNSTLTIEEFHAKLQEATNFPLRPFVIPFLKANLPLLQRELLHCARLAKQTPAQYLAQHEQLLLDANASSPIDSSELLLEVAESGKRRTPDRTKENGLDREPLHPEHLSKRPCTLSPAQRYSPSNGLSHPPNGLPPPAAPPPQHYRLEDMALAHHYRDAYRHADPRELRERHRQAAVHGARQEEVIDHRLTDREWAEEWKHLNNLLNCIMDMVEKTRRSLTVLRRCQEADREELNHWMRRYSDAEDMKKGSPPAARPHNSSSGSEPPQLDAHRDFAPRPLAGYMPEEIWRKAEAVNEVKRQAMSELQKAVSDAERKAHELISTERAKMERALAEAKRQASEDALTVVNQQEDSSESCWNCGRKASETCSGCNAARYCGSFCQHKDWEKHHHVCGQTLQGLPAPAAAAAPGAGLPLGSAQPDAASLAPAVLAGSPGEAGSAAASRSGTPATPAPLESASR; encoded by the exons ATAACGCGGAGACGCGGGCCGCCACCATGCCGGACTCCCCGGCCGACGTGAAGACGCAGGCCAGGTCGACGCCGCCCAGCATGCCACCGCCGCCGGCCGTCACGCAGGGTGCCACGCGCCACCCCTCCTTCACGCCGAGCACCA ATCGAGACGCCGGACCGCCGACGTTTCTGCCTCGCGGCCGTTTTCATGGTTGCTTGAAATGGTCGATGGTCTGTCTTT TGATGAACGGCAGCAGCCACTCGCCGACGGCCATCAATGGGGCTCCGTCCACCCCCAACGGCTTCAGCAACGGGCCGGCCACCTCCTCCAGCGCCTCCCTCTCCAACCACCAGCTGCCGCCGGCCTGCGGCGCCCGCCAGCTCAGCAAGCTCAAGCGCTTCCTCACCACGCTGCAGCAGTTCGGCAACGACATCTCGCCCGAGATCGGGGAGCGGGTGCGCACGCTGGTGCTGGGGCTCGTG AACTCCACGCTCACCATCGAGGAGTTTCACGCCAAGCTGCAGGAGGCCACCAACTTCCCGCTGCGGCCCTTCGTCATCCCCTTCCTCAAG GCCAACCTGCCGCTGCTGCAGCGCGAGCTGCTGCACTGCGCCCGCTTGGCCAAGCAGACGCCGGCGCAGTACCTGGCGCAGCACGAGCAGCTGCTGCTCGACGCCAACGCCTCCTCGCCCATCGACTCCTCCGAGCTGCTCCTGGAGGTCGCCGAGAGCGGCAAGAGGAGGACGCCAGACAG GACCAAAGAGAACGGCTTGGACCGAGAGCCTCTGCACCCCGAGCACCTCAGCAAGCGGCCGTGCACCCTGAGCCCCGCGCAGCGCTACAGCCCCAGCAACGGGCTGAGCCACCCGCCCAACGggctgccgccccccgccgcccccccgccccagcactACCGCCTGGAGGACATGGCCCTGGCGCACCACTACCGCGACGCCTACCGCCACGCCGACCCCCGCGAGCTCCGCGAGCGCCACCGGCAAGCGG CGGTGCACGGAGCGCGCCAGGAGGAGGTGATCGATCACCGGCTCACCGACCGGGAGTGGGCGGAGGAGTGGAAGCACCTCAACAAC CTGCTCAACTGCATCATGGACATGGTGGAGAAGACGCGCCGGTCCCTCACGGTGCTGCGGCGTTGCCAGGAGGCCGACCGCGAGGAGCTCAACCACTGGATGCGGCGCTACAGCGATGCCGAGGACATGAAGAAgggcagcccccccgccgcccgcccccacaACAGCTCCTCCGGCTCCGAGCCGCCGCAGCTAG ATGCTCACCGGGATTtcgccccgcggcccctcgccggTTACATGCCCGAGGAGATCTGGAGGAAGGCTG AAGCCGTGAACGAGGTGAAGCGGCAGGCCATGTCGGAGCTGCAGAAGGCCGTGTCGGACGCGGAGCGCAAAGCCCACGAGCTCATCAGCACCGAGCGCGCCAAGATGGAGCGCGCCCTGGCCGAGGCCAAGCGCCAGGCGTCGGAGGACGCGCTGACCGTCGTCAATCAGCAGGAGGACTCCAGCGAG agctgctggaactgcgGGCGCAAAGCCAGCGAGACCTGCAGCGGCTGCAACGCCGCGCGCTACTGCGGCTCCTTCTGCCAGCACAAGGATTGGGAGAAGCACCACCACGTCTGCGGGCAGACTCTGCAagggctcccggcccccgccgccgccgccgccccgggcgccgggcTGCCGCTGGGCTCGGCGCAGCCCGACGCCGCCTCGCTGGCCCCCGCGGTGctggccggcagccccggcgaggcgggctcggcggcggcgtCGCGCTCGGGCACGCCGGCCACCCCGGCCCCGCTGGAGAGCGCGTCCCGCTGA